The following is a genomic window from Pseudomonas lurida.
GGTTGGACTAATAACCGATCCCTAGGGCGCTATGAAGTGCCTGAACCCTTGTCCATTGGTTTGCACACAAAGAGAACAAAGCTATGAAACGGATCCTTCTCGGTACTCTCTTCACCGTCGTCTCCCTCAATGCAATGGCAGAAGCACCAGGTGGCCCGAACTGTGGTTGGGGCAACATGTTGTTCGAAGGCCAGCGCGGTACTCCAGCTCACTTCCTGGCCTCCACCACCAACGGCACCTCGGGTAACGCCACCTTCGGCATGACCTCGGGCACCAACGGTTGCAGCACCAACAGCGCCCTGACCTACGGCGGCAAGTCTTGGATTGCCATGAATGGCATGATGAACGAGCTGTCCGAAGACATGGCCAAGGGTAACGGCGAAGCGCTGACTACCTACGCCGTGGTACTGGGTGTTGCACCAGAAGATCGTGAGCACTTCGCTGCCGTGACCCACGAGCACTTCCAGCAGATCTTCAGCAAGGCTGACGTGACCGCTGATGACGTGCACAACAACAC
Proteins encoded in this region:
- a CDS encoding DUF3015 domain-containing protein; its protein translation is MKRILLGTLFTVVSLNAMAEAPGGPNCGWGNMLFEGQRGTPAHFLASTTNGTSGNATFGMTSGTNGCSTNSALTYGGKSWIAMNGMMNELSEDMAKGNGEALTTYAVVLGVAPEDREHFAAVTHEHFQQIFSKADVTADDVHNNTIAVLKSDARLAKYATQA